CGTCGTGCTCACGTCGTCGCTGTGTGCGTATGGCTTCGCGCGCATTCGTTTCCCCGGCCGAGGATTCTGGTTCGCGGCCACGCTGGCCTCGGTCATGCTGCCGCCGCAGGTCACGCTCATCCCCCTCTACATCCTTTTCTATCGCATCGGCTGGCTCAACACGTTCAACCCGTTGATCATTCCGGCCTGGTTCGGCGGCGGCGCACTCAACATTTTTCTATTACGCCAGTTCTTCATGGGGATCCCGGCCGAGCTGGAAGATGCTGCCTACATGGACGGCGCGAACCGCCTGCAGATTTGGTATCGCATCTTCCTGCCGTTGTCTATGCCGGCGCTGCTGACGGTGGCCATCTTCACGTTCCAGGCGACGTGGAACGATTTCTACGCACCGCTGATCTACCTCACCGGCCGCGAAAACTACACGCTCGCGTTGGGCATCAACCTGTTCAACAGCCAGTTCGGATCGGAGATCCAGTACATGATGGCCATCGCATTTCTGATGACGATCCCGATGATCATCGTGTTCTTCGTTGCCCAGCGCTATTTCGTCCAGGGCATCACCCTCACCGGCATCAATCGCTAGATTCCTCCATCGTCGGCGCGAGCCATCTCCCTACTCGCGCTTGCAGGAGTGCGCTTGAGATGATCGGGCGCACTCCTGCGTCTTTCCTGGTTTGGCGCAAAATAGCCTCATGCACCTCGTCGAGTCGCTGGATGCCTTTCGCGTCGTCGTCCCGTTGCCCGAGCCGTTGTTCGTGTGGGGCAAGGTGATCACGGAGCGCGAGTTCGTCTTCGCCCGCGCGCAGGCCGGCGGGCAGACCGGCATCGGCTATGGCCTGGGGCGCATCGCCGGCATTATCGAGATCGTTGAACGTCACCTTAAGCCGCTCGTCGTCGGCCGGCCCGCGCACGCCATCCGCCCAACTTGGGAGGCTGCGCGACGTGCCATGCGCATGATCGGCGAGGGTGGCGCATTCGCACGCGCGCTGTCCATCGTGGACCTCGCTCTGTGGGACCTACACGCTAAGCTGATAGGCGTGCCGATCTGGAAGCTGCTCGGCGGAGAACAGCACGAGGTTCCGTGCATCGCCATCGCCGGCTACTACCAGCCCGACGACCCGGTCGGCAAGGTGCGCCGCGACGCCGAGGCGCTGGCCGCTGCGGGTTACACCCGCTTCAAGCTACCCATCGGCGAAGATCGCGATCTGGATGTGCGGCGCGTGCGCGCCATGCGCGAG
The window above is part of the Candidatus Roseilinea sp. genome. Proteins encoded here:
- a CDS encoding racemase, with the translated sequence MHLVESLDAFRVVVPLPEPLFVWGKVITEREFVFARAQAGGQTGIGYGLGRIAGIIEIVERHLKPLVVGRPAHAIRPTWEAARRAMRMIGEGGAFARALSIVDLALWDLHAKLIGVPIWKLLGGEQHEVPCIAIAGYYQPDDPVGKVRRDAEALAAAGYTRFKLPIGEDRDLDVRRVRAMREVVGKDALIGVDASGTFDSVKQALDVWRAIEPFDIAFLEDPFPAGHWSLAIALAQRGEMRVAFGESLSAPDAVQALGSPTGVDIVRPDATHQMGLTGYLQAITPALESHKTIFPHYFPDVHAPLVAALGGAWVEESPAEADTVGFRLLRAEQPVIRSGMWCVNGRPGFGIVLDEDALQRFRRR
- a CDS encoding sugar ABC transporter permease, translated to MTAMHEPMRTTARSGVLSYAQRRKVLRGLRAVFVYATLTGMSFIFLLPLAWMVLTAIKTPQEAMQFPPTLIPQTLRLDNFVKAWNYPGMQFMRWTLNTLWISLTVVTGVVLTSSLCAYGFARIRFPGRGFWFAATLASVMLPPQVTLIPLYILFYRIGWLNTFNPLIIPAWFGGGALNIFLLRQFFMGIPAELEDAAYMDGANRLQIWYRIFLPLSMPALLTVAIFTFQATWNDFYAPLIYLTGRENYTLALGINLFNSQFGSEIQYMMAIAFLMTIPMIIVFFVAQRYFVQGITLTGINR